ACCAATGTAAAGTTGTATCGACCGAGTCTCAATGCAGTTGAAGAAGAGACATCGCCAAACTTGTGGCATAGACGATTGGGCCACATGAGTCTGAAGGGATTGGCGACTCTTGCAAAGAAAGAAGCCATCTCAATAGATAAAGACGTAACTTTGGATCCCTGTGATCACTGTTTATTTGGGAAACAACATAGAGTTTCTTTCAGTTCCACCAGAAAGAATCGTCCTGAGTTGCTGAGCCTTGTCCACTCTGACGTGTGTGGACCCATTGAAGAAGAATCTCTTGGTGGTAGCATCACGGAAGGTTTGGGCTTATTGTCTCAAATCGAAGGATCAAGTATTTAATCGTTTCAAGACATTCCATGCTATGGTAGAAAGGgagactggaaagaagctgaaatgcCTCCGATCCGACAATGGAGGCGAGTACACTTCCCGGGAGTTTTTGGCATATTGTGCTGAACATGGGATCAGACATGAGAAAACGGTGCCACGAACACCACAACATAACGGTGTAGCTAAAAGAATGAACCGCACTATTGTTGAGAAAGTCCGATGCATGCTCAGTATGGCTAAACTGCCAAAGCCATTCTGGAGCGAAGCTGTTCTGACAGCTTGTTATCTTATAAACAGGTCACCTTCAGTcccattgaactttgaagttccagAAAAGATATGGTCTGGGAAAGATATTTCATATTCTCACTTGAAAGTGTTCGGGTGCAAGGCATTTGTGCATGTATCCAAGGAGTTGAGGCAGAAGCTTGATCTCATATCAACTCCGTGTATCTTTATCGGCTATGGAGATCAAGAGTTCGGATACAGGCTGTGGGATCCCGAAATGAAGAAAGTGATTCGAAGTAGAGACGTCATGTTCCATGAAAACCAGTTTCATGAGTGTGCTCCAACAGTCAACAAGCAACGAAGTTATCATGCTCCAGATGATGTCCCTGAATCACCACACATTCCTCTCAACAACAAGGAACTTCATGATAATGTCCATGATGAACAAGAAAACATTGATCCGGCAGATGTTAATGATGATCAaaacgaagaaattcttgagcagggggagccttcaccccaagacgcagctggaaataatcaagttcggcgttctgcacgagggttaatccctcaaaggtcatactcgccaacagaatggatccttcttaccagcgagggggagccagagagctttcaagaagctcaatctcatcgtgaaaaatccaattggcgacaggccatggaggaagaaatgaattctttacaaaagaatcaaacatatgagttggtgaaacttcctccgggaaagaaggccttgaagaacaaatgggtcttcaagctcaagaaagatgctagcGGAAATATCGTGAAGTACAAGGCAAGGCTCGTAGTCAAAGGTTTCCAACAGAAGGAAGGAATCGACTTTGATGAGATTTTTTCGCCAGTTGTGAAGATGATGTCTATCCGAGTGGTTCTCGGATTGGTGGCAAGTATGGATCTTGAACTTGAGCAGATGGACTTGAAAACAGCTTTTCTgcatggtgatttggaggaagaaatatacatggagcagcccgatggtttccgaatcccaaagaaagagcatctcgtttgcaagttaaggaagagtctttacggtctcaaacaagccccaaggcaatggtacaaaaagttcgactcattcatgctgaaacatcaatacaaaagaacaactgctgatcattgtgtgtacttgaagaagttccccgatggaaaatttatcatccttctgctctatgtagatgatatgctgatagtaggccaggatgtaactatgatcaacaacttgaagaaagatttgtctaagttctttgatatgaaagacttaggccctgcacaacatatcttgggcatgaaaatcattcgtgatcgaaaggcaaagaagttgttcttgtcacaagaggaatacgttgaacgcgtgatcaaaaggttcaacatgaaaAAATCTACCTCATTTTaatatgggactggagggggagatttgttgggttcatcccataatttgaggaaggaaacatctccctcattttaaggaagaaaacaaggaagaaaacatttcccttgttttgaggaagaaaacatattccttgttttaaggaagaaaacatcttacttgtatttggcaaattgtcaagtgtttgcttgagtcacaaataacatcaataggttcatttcatccctataaatagggaagtcttctatcatttgtagcatcaccaagagcaagagaaaaaaacagtaaggaaaacacttgagtgagatataggtattcagtttaggattggttttttgtaatagttgagtgtgagagttgctcctcctattgtaattctgttccggttatgaatagaagatTTTTCCAATCCTAACAGAGATTAAGCAGGTAGTCCAATTAATATTTGTAGCAACACTAGTAGCAATATGCAGAAATTGTTTCATTACGGTTTAGATTGCGAGCACCCAATTATAATTTTGCAATAGATGATGCATGAGTAATCTTTTTATGGCGGTTTTTCCTTTTTATGACCGACATATCTATTAGTATTATTTTCCTCGCAAACTGTGTCCCAATAACATAATAGTAATTATTAGAAATTTCATCAAGCTAGGTATAGTCCTTTATGGCCTGAATACAAAAGAGAAGCAAACGTCAAGTGTTGATCCAAAGAGTAGAAGCCAAAACTTTCACATtttaggtttattttatttttctgtcTTCTTTCATTTGTTTGAGGGAATAGACGTAAGACCAGTAATAAGAAAGGAAACGGGAAAGATAAATCTAGCAGCAATACTTTGGACATATTATGTCACCACAACATACTTTAATTAGATTTTTCTGGAATGACAGAATAGTTAGGCCGTTCTTAACGCGAGTTACTAAAAACCTCATTTCTTGATGTGTAAGACGCGTTCATTGTATCTATTCTGCATAACATGTCTGATTTAAAAATCCAATATACAGTTTCAAACAGCATAACCACAAATTTccaaatagagagagagagaacactTTTCTCTTAAATTGGTTCCAATGATGGACTCATGATCATATCTTTAAGCTTCCTCTTCTTTGATGATAACCTCATTATTTTCTCCTACAATTCTATTCCAAAACCAGTGTTCCCTCCACACTCTGTCCATTTTCTCAATAGGCAACTTCTTGGTCTCTGGCAAAAGCAAGTAGACAAATGCAGTCATTATTGCCACCCAAActccaaaaaagaagaaaatcccAAACTTGAAGTGGCACAACATGGCTAAAAATGTTTGACCAATCAAGAAAGTGAATAGGAAGTTCACTGCTACTGTAATACTTTGTCCAGCTGATCTTATCTCCAATGGGAATATTTCACTTGGAATTAACCATCCTAATGGCCCCCACGACAAACCAAAACCAGCTACATAAATGCATATCAACACCAATATCACAAAGGCCCATGCTTTACTCAATCGACCATGATCCCCTAGCTTAGCCCCCATTAATCCTCCTACTATCATTTGTGTAACAAACATTTGTATTCCACCAAAAATTAACAGCCCTCTTCGGCCAACTTTATCGACAATCAGCATGGACATAGCAGTTGTGACAATTCCCACTGCCCCTGTCACTACAGCAGACAAAAGAGCTGCACTTTCACCTAGTCCAATCGTACGAAACAGTATAGGAGCATAGAATGCAATGACATTAATTCCTGTGACTTGTTGGAAGAATGGTATCGCTATGGACATGACAAGTTGAGGCCTGTATTTTCTTTGTAGAATGTTCTTAAAAGGGTGTTTGATAGTTTTTGAAATTTCACTAGCTATGATAAGATCATCAAGTTCTGCTTGGACATCATCAGTGCCTCTGACTCTTTGCAGCATTCTTTTAACCTTTTCGTGATCATTTGTGCGTTGGATTAAGCTATTGGGTGTTTCTGGGAGAGATAACGCGCCTAATGTTAAAATGGATGCTGGGACCGCAGCCATAGCTAGTGAGACTCTCCATCCCCAACCACCTTTGACCTTTTGAGTCCCATAATTTATAAGGTTTGCTATTAAAACCCCAATGCCTACACTGAGTTGAAAGCTATTGTTGATTCCTCCTCTGTACTTGGATGGTGCCATTTCTGACAGATACAATGGTACAGCCTGCAAAATGGTAAAAATCAACTTAGGTTTTAGCTAGAACAGATAGTTGATTGAGCTGCTTTATTGGACAAAAGGGTAACTCTTTGAGTTTGCATTTTTGAGAACTTCTAGTTATCTTTACAAGAATGAAAATATAGGACGTTTGTCTACTAGTTGAGAAGTACTGCTTCCATTTCATTTTAAATGATAGATATGGAGCTTAAGAACGAAAGACTTTTGGCCCATATCAAAAGTACCtttaaaacttgtggtcttaaacatgttgCGGCATTTCTATAGCTATAAGAACATCTCATTAACAGTGAAATGGAAGTATTTCTAAGTAGGGACATGTATTcttttaaaataaactaaaaaggaaaCAATCCCATATAAAATGAAATAGATGGAGTAATATTTAACCTGATTTGCATTCTGAGAACTTCTCGTTTTCTTTACAAGTGTGAAAATATAGGATGTTTGTCTACTAGTTGTGAAGAACTGCTTCCATTTCATTTTAAATGATCGTGTTTGACTAGATAAGAATTCAAAAATGAAAGACTTTTGGCACATGTCAAAAGAACCTTAAGAACTTGCGGTTGTATGCATGTCATTGCATTTTTATGGCTATGAGAACATCTCATTAAGTGTAAAATAAAAGTTTAAAGACATTTTCAAATAGGGAAATGTGTGTTACTTTGTAAAACATACTAAAATAGAAACAATGCCATATAAAATGGAACAGATGGAGTAATCTGTTACCTGATTTGCAAAACCAACACCAACACCTAGTAAAACTCTGCCAAGTATAAGCATATAGATATTAGCAGCAGCTCCACCAAGGGCTGCACCAGCTAGGAAGTTAGCTCCTCCAAGAAGGATTGAGACCTTGCGACCAAACGCTCTGGTGACTGATGAGGCAACAAAAGTAGCAAAGAGACCAGCCACATAGAGGGAGGATGGGAATAATGTCAACAATTGGCTGTCAAATTTACAGTAGTTGCTAACTTCATTGTCTTCTTTCATCTTTGTGTACACATCATGGAAGAACTTTTTTAGAAAGGGCTCCATGGATGTCACTCCACCTTCACATTTTCAAAGCTTGTATTAGATCAATAAAATAGATTATGCAGAGCAATTGATTCATAGTGCCAAAGGAAATAGCTTTAGCAGTTGATTGTACATTACAAAAGTGAGGGTAGTGAGAAACAGGTCATAAACAGAATCCCATGCAATTTTTAGttccttttttttcctttggGCACTTGAAGCCTATTTTGCTCGGACTATTCAAAAATGTTGTTGGGTTGTCGGGTCCTCTTagagtagtgcatttttggagtaTCCAGCACATGTGAGTCAACATTTCAGTCTGAACAACATAGCTTGAAACTTTTACAAGATATGTCTTAGATTGTACTTATAACTTATGGAAATGCAAAAAGCAAACCTGAAATGCCAATATCATATCCAAAAATTACACCTCCCATAGCAGCCATCATACAAGCTAATATTACAAAAGATGTCAGCTTGCCTTGGCAATGCCCTTTCTCATATGCCGCTACTGCTAACCCCCCTGCCATACTTTctttgaaccttttttttttttttttttttttacttctatTTTGCTCTTCCAGTGAACATGAATAATAGGGGAGATACAAACCTAGGACAAAAAAAGGTTGAGTTTTAGCAGTCCAAGTTGACTGCTAGAGATCAGCATCAAATATGGTCCACCCATGTGTGTCACTGAGTTGAATATTCAAGTTTTAAGTTCCTTGTCTACTTTGTTGTCTTATTGCCTTCGCTATCAAGAATCGTCCTTATGCGTAATCAAAATAATTGGTCAAGTAAATAAAGTAATCAGTTCTGTGAACTAATACACAAAAGATTCTGATTGTGTTATCTCTTTGACAGACTTGTATTTTTGGAGACTGTTAACTATATTTCAAGCATTATTGGTGCAATGCAAAGTGATATGTGGTAATTCAGGCATGCTGATAAGAAGGAGCAAAATGAAAAGTCTAAGCTGATATTATGGCATGAAGACTAAACAAACTAGAGTAGTTGAACACGTGAACTGATGCAAGCCTCTTCTTTTCTAAGGAAAATTAATTTCACGGGTCTTGGCTTGGTTTTCCAAAATGTTCAGTATTGTCTTAACAAAGACTTATGACATGTAACGTAGTTTCTTTTAGTGTTTGAAAGTAACAAAAAAGCGCTCCCACATATTGAGTATAATCAAGCGATTGGTTTCTTCATTAATCTAACTTGCTTCTTTTAGTCTGAGATAAGGAAACCATAAAAAAGACTACCTTCTTTAGTGTCAAGTCACCAAAGAGCACTCTCAAGCTTTTGGACCGGCATTCAAATTTTAGGCGTCGTTACCCATCTAATTGAAAATTAACcactttttaattcaaaaaaGAATTCGACAAAAATATCCCTAGCTAAAACATGAAAAAATGCCCACAAAAAATTATCTTCAAACTCCACGAAAAAATGGTGGAGGTTAATTTGTGGAAATTCAAAACTCCCATGCAAAAACTTTTGTTTAAACTCTGACAGTTCAAAACCTCATTAAAATATTCCTAAAGTTTAAGAACCCCATGAAAAAGTACTGGAGTTGCACAGTACTTTATGAAAAATTTCTTTCGTATTTTAGCTACTGATCATTTTGATCTACtctctctatttcaatttatgtggcacttttcgttTCTCGAGATTCAGACTGCATGAAatttgaccaatattttaagatgtatttttttaccaaattgatatgagaaaagttgcaaattatagtacttttcatgtagttttcaaatatataaattttaatcttaaaatattaagttaatctaatcaaatttagcttcaaaatttaatcaaattgactctcgaaaagcaaaaAATACCACATAAATTAAGACGGAGAGAGTAATTTTTATTTCTGCATGAAATGCGGCTACACTTTGAATAGTTTTCAAAAAGTGTTGAAATTTTAATGGGCCGTCAGAAATGTAGCTATTTGGCCATTTTTCTTGATAAGGTTGCCGTAGCCCATATCTTTTTATATGGGAAGGACCCCTTACCTGTTTATACCGAAGCCTAGGACTGTTCACaattttggttaaaatcaaaatcaaaccgaAAACTTGATCAAATCGAATAAAGAAattgacatttggtttggtttggtttgatttgattttaaattttaaaaaccgataatatttggtttggctatggttctattaaaaaatagcCGAAttaataaccgaaccaaaccgataaattatatacataaattttataattatttatttgtataatattagtttttcataaataattatagatattttataccttttaatcattaatttgatttttggtatacttatttcacatgattgtatAAAgctcatgtttttaagaatatgtccaagctcatgtctttaagtcttttaactcttttaagtgtaaacctactaataGAAGCTTACGTTAGAGTCTAATttatttaacttaaatttttagcctttctttgtcagctatttgattttaggttgtttcttctttttttccgaatttatacttttttttttcttgtctgaatggttCCTAAACTTCAGTAACATCaccatttgctgcaactcaagcacatggtaatgccctaatacttctttcgTAGGTaattgttagaacccgtatttttgtacagtggaataatccggatttatttatgataagctaaggacaaaattattttgatgatgaaaacctattatattgaggtccctaagtagcgtggaagcatcgttggagcgatcaacccattgtttttcatcttttggaaaccctagcctattggaagttgaagagaaaaaggtaagatttgatcttgtatttgtgttatgaaggttctattcatgttgtagtatcttattatggttgaaaatcatgaaataaagaatggtgaagtggatgccatatgtatgagggttgggcgtgtgatgggtgttgttgtgttgtgattaaaattatgaattaatgtttagttagttgattatgatcattgtaaggtgaagaacaattggaaatcatccatatatgtgtatgtgtagtgttgattgaaatgggtcacattatatgacgatgaacgaatgaacgtcgcttaatgttttaatcgtcgtcgctatgaatcttatgttggaaatgaatgtttgttgactcaaaatgatgttgttaatgtgcggactgtttttggaggttattgtatatttattgtaattggtatattgatgagatagcaatgttagaatgtaaattgaggatacaaaccatgatttggaaatgaaaaaaataaacaataaatTAAAGGGCTGTCTCGGTTGGGGCTGTGTTCGGCCAGCTTGGAGAAAGAAATTTgggttgttggaaatgttgtatgaattgcttagaatgtcttgaaatgtttttggtatgggttcgggttagtatgtgagcgtataagcgtcgattttggcttgaaggtaagtcgtcgaattgaatttatgaaagttgatgaatgatggaaaagagagctattattattgtattacctttcggattgattattaatgttgttaggttggttgctattgttgttgttgattgatacggccgagttaaattctcggggtagcctatttacaggggaaatgctgcccaaatttctgtagaattaagggcgaaattggaatttaatgcccaaaaagtctttagctaatgtttggcattttatggcttgtttatagatcgtgggcagcccgaatcataggttggatttagcttgagtttggattgtattggagagcgtttgaggtatgtaaagtaatcttccttcttcggcatgccttagttaaaataggctatgatataagcctcgaggaaactctattctcacaatccgagcatgtttatgaatcgcatttgttctttggcatccttgccttttcatggcaaaacattgatccttttgttcttggaatccataatttgtaaagattacatgaaagctgatttttgttttaaagttcattctttagcgattccaaaacttcaaacgctcataatttcctcagaaaagctcggattgctttgaaattttcgtaggagtttgtatgatataaaatgagtatgtttttcataggcgggctcagttcgggcctatactcgtccgtgggtcccgcgtcGCCCTTTAGGTAATTTCGGTAACTTTGGGAAGaaaatgttgtaattattgttccgatttcaaatatgactattttacttatcttttggatttatgatgatgattttatgcatatgattcctcactactccgctcgtgccctatgatatcgttcgccggttcccgggccggttctgttgtcgtgcgctttgtgatacattccggtgttatgctgtgattatggttcaccgtgctcctcgctcgagggccgggttccacttatgtttggcgttatgctgtgttcggtgttatgctgtgttgtgatgtgtgacggggattcggagatttgaaactttctggtgttatgctgtgttgtggcgccatcgacaggcgggcgaccacattttcctgtgccctatgcataatttatactttggaaataaacattttgatatttttttttatatgtattattttctatatatctgattcgattattgttcagaattatttctgtaccttctggtttgcatactcagtacatatttcgtactgacccccttttccgggggctgcgtttcatgcccgcaggtacggacgcacagcctggtgatccacctgtttaggacaccctttctgctattcggagtgctcctctctttccggagtttatacttttggtatatatatttttattagtgcatttgtatatattcgttcatgggtacggcggggccctgtcctgtcatatgattctgtcggtctgtttagaggtctgtggacatgtttgtgggttagggtctttctgtatggatgtatgtacatgtcgtttgggcgatcccatacgccgaggcggccggtccgcatatgttgtttgggcgatcctatacgccgaggcggccggtccgcatatgtttatatattgcttggttagccctgtgtggcttttgttggtattttctgcgtgcagggtatattggatagtcggtaaaacaaaggaaactctgccgaaatttttctggaaattacctaaatttgaaataaagccttgtcagcttccgcgatatactagaatgagttgatagaatttgagataatatttaatagatgggttcgggtgcccagatcgggcactagtcacggcctacggggttgggtcgtgacagaagtggtatcagagcgcggttgtcctcggagtgtccacagatcgtgtctagtagagtcttgtttatcggtgtgttgtgcaccacatctataaacaggaggctacaggacattttggatgttgtcttttcttctgatcttagatcgtgcgatagaactgtgctattaggatgattctgttctgatccgttgttgtttttctttcagtgatgcctccaaaaaaggcgacggccgcccagaagaaaaaagGGCGTGGTAGGAGAGACAAGCCGGGCTCAGAGGGGTACTCGGACCCtcgctcagatgatgcgtgatattgcgtctcggccagcagactctgctacgtcttcatcgtcagaggagtctggagcagcttcaccattagctccaggggctccagctcccgcgcctccagctcctcagccaggggcggaggacaggacactgagagaggctgtgcagttattgaccactctggtagcgggacaggctcgcagacgcaggcggagagatgatgatgatgacgatagccGTGACAGCctaagggttcgagagtttctattatgtggccctccagagttttacgggtctaagcccgacgaggacccccatgactttattcgggggatgcggcgctcactagatttggtcagggcttcagagactgagtctgttgagttggcttcgcatagactacgggatgtcgctgctcactggtatgagtcctgggagctatctaggggtgagggtgcttccccagctacttgggacgagttcgtggctgcttttacccgccactttttgcccccagagttacggcgggcgcgggttgac
The nucleotide sequence above comes from Lycium barbarum isolate Lr01 chromosome 3, ASM1917538v2, whole genome shotgun sequence. Encoded proteins:
- the LOC132631689 gene encoding hexose carrier protein HEX6-like; this translates as MAGGLAVAAYEKGHCQGKLTSFVILACMMAAMGGVIFGYDIGISGGVTSMEPFLKKFFHDVYTKMKEDNEVSNYCKFDSQLLTLFPSSLYVAGLFATFVASSVTRAFGRKVSILLGGANFLAGAALGGAAANIYMLILGRVLLGVGVGFANQAVPLYLSEMAPSKYRGGINNSFQLSVGIGVLIANLINYGTQKVKGGWGWRVSLAMAAVPASILTLGALSLPETPNSLIQRTNDHEKVKRMLQRVRGTDDVQAELDDLIIASEISKTIKHPFKNILQRKYRPQLVMSIAIPFFQQVTGINVIAFYAPILFRTIGLGESAALLSAVVTGAVGIVTTAMSMLIVDKVGRRGLLIFGGIQMFVTQMIVGGLMGAKLGDHGRLSKAWAFVILVLICIYVAGFGLSWGPLGWLIPSEIFPLEIRSAGQSITVAVNFLFTFLIGQTFLAMLCHFKFGIFFFFGVWVAIMTAFVYLLLPETKKLPIEKMDRVWREHWFWNRIVGENNEVIIKEEEA